The genomic DNA TATAATACTTGGGAGTAAATCCGATATAGATTTTGCAAAGGAAACTATAAAGATATTGAAGAATTTTAATGTTAAATATAACCTTATTATCTCTTCTGCTCACAGATCACCTGAGAGAACCCACAAATGGGCTATTGATACTGTTAGTAAAGAAAATATAGAGGTAATTATTGCAATAGCAGGGGCAGCAGCACATTTAGCTGGTGTAGTTGCCTCCTATGTCTCAATTCCAGTTATTGCTGTCCCTATTAATTCTACATCTCTTATGGGGCTTGATGCA from Deferribacterota bacterium includes the following:
- the purE gene encoding 5-(carboxyamino)imidazole ribonucleotide mutase, which translates into the protein MKVGIILGSKSDIDFAKETIKILKNFNVKYNLIISSAHRSPERTHKWAIDTVSKENIEVIIAIAGAAAHLAGVVASYVSIPVIAVPINSTSLMGLDALLSMVQMPAGVPVATMSIGKQGAKNAAIFAIQILSLKDDSLKEKLKSYKLELAKKVEIDHFDTLKNLDL